From a region of the Panicum virgatum strain AP13 chromosome 2K, P.virgatum_v5, whole genome shotgun sequence genome:
- the LOC120674912 gene encoding retinol dehydrogenase 13-like isoform X2: MVCSPQFWRMAVLWSISLLHSYLLVFLRSRAASTPGLRRPRPGAGRRPICVVTGATSGLGRAAAMALAQEGYHVVLAGRSTQLLYETVQEIQRQQPDARLEAFQLDLASYKSIKKFGSSLKQWIQETNSEPAIQLLINNAGILAKSHRVTRDGLDEMIQTNYIGPFILTSILLPLLKNSSLPSRVVNLTSFTHRCVSGIDVSEDALRGMKFGPCSVGESYSLASTYEYTKLCILMFSYELHRQLHISSAVSVIAADPGVVETKIMRELPKCLSWFAFFVLRFLNLLQEPGTGVGSVLDAALAPPEESGKYFFGGKGRTIRSSRLSYHTEVAKKLWAESWAVFKDLQLREGDFGNG, from the exons ATGGTCTGCTCGCCGCAGTTCTGGCGCATGGCCGTCCTCTGGAGCATCTCCCTCCTCCACTCCTacctcctcgtcttcctccgcAGCCGGGCCgcgtccacccctggcctccggCGACCGCGGCCCGGTGCCGGCCGACGCCCCATCTGCGTGGTCACCGGG GCGACTTCGGGGCTGGGcagggcggcggcaatggcgttgGCGCAGGAGGGCTACCACGTCGTGCTCG CTGGACGTTCCACGCAGTTGTTATATGAG ACTGTTCAAGAAATTCAGAGGCAACAACCAGATGCCCGTCTTGAAGCATTTCAACTTGACTTGGCATCatacaagtcaataaagaagtTTGGAAGTTCTCTGAAGCAGTGGATTCAGGAGACAAATTCAGAGCCTGCTATCCAGCTTTTGATTAATAATGCCGGCATATTAGCAAAGTCGCATCGAGTAACCAGGGACGGGCTTGATGA GATGATACAGACCAACTACATTGGTCCCTTCATCCTGACGAGCATTCTTTTACCATTGCTGAAGAACAGCTCATTACCTTCTCGAGTGGTTAATCTAACATCTTTCACACACAGATGTG TATCAGGTATTGATGTGTCTGAGGATGCATTGAGAGGGATGAAATTTGGTCCGTGTTCAGTAGGAGAAAGCTACTCCTTAGCTTCTACTTATGAGTATACCAAAC TTTGTATACTGATGTTCTCATATGAGCTTCATCGACAGCTTCACATATCATCTGCCGTCTCTGTCAT TGCTGCTGATCCTGGTGTTGTGGAAACAAAGATCATGCGAGAGCTTCCCAAGTGTCTTTCGTGGTTTGCGTTCTTTGTTCTGCGCTTCCTGAATCTCCTGCAGGAACCTGGTACCGGAGTTGGTTCCGTCCTTGATGCTGCTTTGGCGCCGCCT GAAGAATCTGGGAAGTATTTCTTCGGTGGGAAAGGGAGAACTATCAGATCCTCCCGACTGTCGTACCACACGGAAGTAGCCAAGAAGCTGTGGGCAGAATCATGGGCGGTGTTCAAGGATCTGCAGCTTAGAGAAGGCGATTTTGGGAACGGTTAA
- the LOC120674912 gene encoding retinol dehydrogenase 13-like isoform X1 translates to MDSEALRMVCSPQFWRMAVLWSISLLHSYLLVFLRSRAASTPGLRRPRPGAGRRPICVVTGATSGLGRAAAMALAQEGYHVVLAGRSTQLLYETVQEIQRQQPDARLEAFQLDLASYKSIKKFGSSLKQWIQETNSEPAIQLLINNAGILAKSHRVTRDGLDEMIQTNYIGPFILTSILLPLLKNSSLPSRVVNLTSFTHRCVSGIDVSEDALRGMKFGPCSVGESYSLASTYEYTKLCILMFSYELHRQLHISSAVSVIAADPGVVETKIMRELPKCLSWFAFFVLRFLNLLQEPGTGVGSVLDAALAPPEESGKYFFGGKGRTIRSSRLSYHTEVAKKLWAESWAVFKDLQLREGDFGNG, encoded by the exons ATGGACAGCGAGGCGCTCCGCATGGTCTGCTCGCCGCAGTTCTGGCGCATGGCCGTCCTCTGGAGCATCTCCCTCCTCCACTCCTacctcctcgtcttcctccgcAGCCGGGCCgcgtccacccctggcctccggCGACCGCGGCCCGGTGCCGGCCGACGCCCCATCTGCGTGGTCACCGGG GCGACTTCGGGGCTGGGcagggcggcggcaatggcgttgGCGCAGGAGGGCTACCACGTCGTGCTCG CTGGACGTTCCACGCAGTTGTTATATGAG ACTGTTCAAGAAATTCAGAGGCAACAACCAGATGCCCGTCTTGAAGCATTTCAACTTGACTTGGCATCatacaagtcaataaagaagtTTGGAAGTTCTCTGAAGCAGTGGATTCAGGAGACAAATTCAGAGCCTGCTATCCAGCTTTTGATTAATAATGCCGGCATATTAGCAAAGTCGCATCGAGTAACCAGGGACGGGCTTGATGA GATGATACAGACCAACTACATTGGTCCCTTCATCCTGACGAGCATTCTTTTACCATTGCTGAAGAACAGCTCATTACCTTCTCGAGTGGTTAATCTAACATCTTTCACACACAGATGTG TATCAGGTATTGATGTGTCTGAGGATGCATTGAGAGGGATGAAATTTGGTCCGTGTTCAGTAGGAGAAAGCTACTCCTTAGCTTCTACTTATGAGTATACCAAAC TTTGTATACTGATGTTCTCATATGAGCTTCATCGACAGCTTCACATATCATCTGCCGTCTCTGTCAT TGCTGCTGATCCTGGTGTTGTGGAAACAAAGATCATGCGAGAGCTTCCCAAGTGTCTTTCGTGGTTTGCGTTCTTTGTTCTGCGCTTCCTGAATCTCCTGCAGGAACCTGGTACCGGAGTTGGTTCCGTCCTTGATGCTGCTTTGGCGCCGCCT GAAGAATCTGGGAAGTATTTCTTCGGTGGGAAAGGGAGAACTATCAGATCCTCCCGACTGTCGTACCACACGGAAGTAGCCAAGAAGCTGTGGGCAGAATCATGGGCGGTGTTCAAGGATCTGCAGCTTAGAGAAGGCGATTTTGGGAACGGTTAA
- the LOC120674960 gene encoding myb family transcription factor PHL7-like, with protein sequence MYSPKPEASFGSTHTNSVANQQQMELAGNNMGPSNGANNNNNLAARQRLRWTNELHERFVEAVTQLGGPDRATPKGVLRIMGVPGLTIYHVKSHLQKYRLAKYIPDASADGNKADNKDPGDLLAGLEGSSGLPISEALKLQMEVQKRLHEQLEVQRQLQLRIEAQGKYLQKIIEEQQRLTGVKSETPAAGASVTVSSDQFPDSERTEPSTPAPTSESPTKVGTSNRDTGERTEATKSTCRGDSLSCHEPLTPDSNCQNGSPPASPNHERAAKRQRGSGNDFLDAQADFSLPRNIFESSSGSEFQPYSMSYSGN encoded by the exons ATGTACTCACCAAAACCGGAAGCTAGTTTTGGCTCAACTCATACCAACTCAGTTGCAAACCAGCAGCAAATGGAGTTAGCTGGAAACAACATGGGTCCTAGTAACGGAGCAAATAATAATAACAACCTAGCTGCAAGGCAACGCCTACGGTGGACAAATGAACTGCATGAAAGATTTGTTGAGGCTGTTACTCAACTTGGTGGCCCTGACA GAGCAACTCCTAAAGGAGTTCTGAGAATTATGGGTGTACCAGGATTAACAATATACCATGTGAAAAGTCACTTGCAG AAATACAGGCTAGCAAAGTACATTCCTGATGCTTCAGCTGATG GTAACAAGGCTGATAACAAGGACCCAGGGGATTTGCTTGCGGGACTTGAGGGATCCTC TGGATTGCCAATATCTGAAGCCCTCAAGCTGCAGATGGAGGTCCAAAAGCGACTGCATGAACAGTTAGAA GTACAAAGGCAGCTGCAACTGCGTATTGAGGCTCAGGGAAAGTACCTCCAGAAGATCATTGAAGAGCAGCAGCGCTTAACTGGCGTGAAATCTGAAACTCCTGCTGCAGGTGCTTCTGTCACAGTATCAAGTGATCAATTCCCTGACTCTGAGCGGACTGAGCCCTCGACTCCTGCGCCAACATCCGAGTCTCCAACTAAAGTTGGCACTTCCAATAGGGATACTGGAGAACGGACTGAAGCAACCAAGAGCACCTGTCGTGGTGATTCACTCTCCTGTCACGAGCCACTGACCCCTGATTCCAACTGCCAGAACGGCTCGCCTCCTGCTAGTCCAAACCATGAGAGGGCAGCAAAGAGGCAACGAGGCAGTGGTAATGATTTCTTGGATGCCCAGGCTGATTTTTCCCTTCCGCGCAACATCTTCGAGTCGAGTTCAGGCTCCGAGTTCCAGCCGTATTCAATGTCCTACTCAGGCAATTAG
- the LOC120674912 gene encoding retinol dehydrogenase 13-like isoform X4 gives MALAQEGYHVVLAGRSTQLLYETVQEIQRQQPDARLEAFQLDLASYKSIKKFGSSLKQWIQETNSEPAIQLLINNAGILAKSHRVTRDGLDEMIQTNYIGPFILTSILLPLLKNSSLPSRVVNLTSFTHRCVSGIDVSEDALRGMKFGPCSVGESYSLASTYEYTKLCILMFSYELHRQLHISSAVSVIAADPGVVETKIMRELPKCLSWFAFFVLRFLNLLQEPGTGVGSVLDAALAPPEESGKYFFGGKGRTIRSSRLSYHTEVAKKLWAESWAVFKDLQLREGDFGNG, from the exons atggcgttgGCGCAGGAGGGCTACCACGTCGTGCTCG CTGGACGTTCCACGCAGTTGTTATATGAG ACTGTTCAAGAAATTCAGAGGCAACAACCAGATGCCCGTCTTGAAGCATTTCAACTTGACTTGGCATCatacaagtcaataaagaagtTTGGAAGTTCTCTGAAGCAGTGGATTCAGGAGACAAATTCAGAGCCTGCTATCCAGCTTTTGATTAATAATGCCGGCATATTAGCAAAGTCGCATCGAGTAACCAGGGACGGGCTTGATGA GATGATACAGACCAACTACATTGGTCCCTTCATCCTGACGAGCATTCTTTTACCATTGCTGAAGAACAGCTCATTACCTTCTCGAGTGGTTAATCTAACATCTTTCACACACAGATGTG TATCAGGTATTGATGTGTCTGAGGATGCATTGAGAGGGATGAAATTTGGTCCGTGTTCAGTAGGAGAAAGCTACTCCTTAGCTTCTACTTATGAGTATACCAAAC TTTGTATACTGATGTTCTCATATGAGCTTCATCGACAGCTTCACATATCATCTGCCGTCTCTGTCAT TGCTGCTGATCCTGGTGTTGTGGAAACAAAGATCATGCGAGAGCTTCCCAAGTGTCTTTCGTGGTTTGCGTTCTTTGTTCTGCGCTTCCTGAATCTCCTGCAGGAACCTGGTACCGGAGTTGGTTCCGTCCTTGATGCTGCTTTGGCGCCGCCT GAAGAATCTGGGAAGTATTTCTTCGGTGGGAAAGGGAGAACTATCAGATCCTCCCGACTGTCGTACCACACGGAAGTAGCCAAGAAGCTGTGGGCAGAATCATGGGCGGTGTTCAAGGATCTGCAGCTTAGAGAAGGCGATTTTGGGAACGGTTAA
- the LOC120674987 gene encoding putative disease resistance protein RGA3, with amino-acid sequence MEVGIEAARWVVGKALGAASGGVLEAWAASSELGPNIRALRMELLYAQGMLSNARSRGYGHGPEIQNPALGELLRELRDQAYRADDVLDELDYFRIQDELDGTYHAADEHARGCLRNHALNARHTARNIRKMLAGFSKCSSSSAEHDEQDEEDNTSGRGVKCGACPCLGRKIPSDDEQEEDGGGRAALCGAVWPCGRARATPALPRPPPTNQSDQAVHAGCMARISSAASDIINTVGKHLPCYPDNSNAASPGRRFLCCARPNKAPQREHDVQAPELKFDRVEMSRKMKEIVEQLKPLCAKVSAILNLELLDSSRSIVQCIGTSLDTWFSKGQWPAPSHRNAMMTRPITTPEFREPELYGREHEKSDIIFDITEGKYCEEDLTVLPIVGPGGIGKTTLTQYIYNDDEVQRHFEVKLWVCVSVNFSVYRLTQEIANQLKTDIKDSPDRGIEDKLKSKRFLLVLDDMWNCSNVDEWNRFLVPFTKGQTKGNVILVTTRIPALAQMVKTPTSDWKDLKGLDPESFKELFRAYAFGDKQSLKDHNELLDTGDEIVKKLKGSPLAAKTVGRLLRNNLDLGHWTRILESKEWESQNEDHDIMPALKLSFDYLPFHLQQCFTYCALFPEDYRFSREELIHFWIGQDVLHSHGENKRIEDIGLSYLIELVGHGFLIKEEDEYGHTHYVIHDLLHELGLKVSAHECLTIYSSNVRSIQIPMSIRHLSINIDDSSVEDRKTFDICKEDFSALGKRLKVENLHSLMIFGKHQSSFVKIFHGLFQKAKALRVIFISGSSYRVEDLFHNFFNLVHLRYLRIHNELGAISQPPEKISRFYHMRVLDLQGCHNCSDLSRHMRNLLKLRHFPVPDDTVHASISEVGQFKLLQELRRFVVKKDKIKGFELRQIGHLLELCGSLRIDNLENVEGREEADEAKLMYKRHLEELVLNWHVNLSNKDPAREDQVLEGLKPHSNLLKLCIRGHGGPTCPSWLGPNLSVMNLQSLCLGGVSWKIFPPIGELWLVNEDADEISSNIPGQHFKNLKRIELKNLARLKRWVVGQLLSHLEVLIIKDCPELLELSFSNFSCSPILQELSIENCPKLLSLPPIPWTSAPRSVRLSRVGLDLERLQFPYDDNLLSLEIIGKSDQEDMTASFWRVLDFDKLTGLEKLVMGNCPPPPLDGLRKLASTIKFLEISYWNRVTSGKELTQMLRCLTKLSELRIYRCGKIAGLGVVEQLKEEETDEALLLLPPQLQKLVIWQCPELSLRADSPYGGNGGGLQALSSLHSLYIIGCPKFLACYLPSPSSSGFPFPTSLQSLWFIGVEKLAPLSNLASLVNLQIGACVISEGAGLLRLLAHSCLRELIVFGTPNLFSTECCSEDTLEPSSSPSTKLQSLQTDDVAGVLAAPISTLLSSSLTSLYLLPNEMERLTEEQEEALQLLTSLQELDLSHCYKLQCLPAGLQRLTNLKRLLIPGSPAIHSLHKDGLPDSLQELEIRSGDIRSLPKDGLPNSLRKLKISICSSIRSLPKDGLPNSLEELEISFCPSIRGLPKGGLPSSLQLLHVSNGNSEELRRQCRTLIGTIPIVRV; translated from the coding sequence ATGGAGGTGGGCATCGAGGCGGCGCGTTGGGTGGTCGGAAAGGCCCTGGGAGCTGCCTCGGGCGGGGTGCTGGAGGCCTGGGCGGCGAGCTCCGAGCTCGGCCCCAACATCCGGGCTCTCAGGATGGAGCTGCTCTACGCGCAGGGGATGCTCAGCAATGCCCGCAGCCGCGGCTACGGCCACGGCCCGGAGATCCAGAACCCGGCCCTGGGGGAGCTGCTCCGGGAGCTCCGGGACCAGGCGTACCGGGCCGACGACGTGCTGGACGAGCTTGACTACTTCCGCATCCAGGACGAGCTCGACGGCACCTACCATGCGGCGGACGAGCATGCCAGGGGCTGCCTCCGCAACCACGCTCTGAATGCTCGCCACACCGCCAGAAACATCAGGAAGATGCTTGCTGGCTTCTCCAAGTGCTCCAGCAGCTCTGCTGAGCACGATGAGCAAGATGAAGAAGACAACACGAGCGGCAGAGGAGTCAAGTGTGGAGCTTGCCCATGCCTTGGCCGCAAAATTCCCTCtgatgatgagcaagaagaagatGGAGGCGGCCGTGCAGCTCTGTGTGGAGCTGTCTGGCCGTGTGGAAGGGCAAGGGCCACCCCGGCGCTGCCAAGGCCACCGCCGACCAACCAGAGTGACCAGGCGGTTCACGCTGGCTGCATGGCTAGGATTTCCTCCGCTGCCTCTGACATCATCAACACTGTCGGTAAACACCTTCCATGCTACCCTGACAACTCCAATGCTGCATCACCTGGACGTCGATTCCTCTGTTGTGCCCGTCCCAACAAGGCACCACAGAGGGAACACGACGTGCAGGCACCAGAACTCAAGTTCGATAGGGTTGAGATGTCTCGAAAGATGAAGGAGATTGTAGAGCAGTTGAAGCCACTGTGTGCCAAGGTATCAGCAATTCTTAATCTAGAATTGCTGGACTCCAGCCGTAGCATTGTCCAATGCATTGGTACCAGCCTTGACACATGGTTCTCAAAGGGACAGTGGCCCGCACCATCACATAGAAATGCTATGATGACCCGACCCATAACAACTCCAGAATTTAGAGAGCCAGAACTTTATGGCAGGGAGCACGAGAAAAGTGACATCATTTTTGACATCACTGAGGGGAAGTATTGTGAGGAGGACCTCACAGTACTTCCAATTGTTGGTCCGGGGGGCATAGGAAAGACAACTCTAACACAATACATATATAATGATGATGAAGTTCAGAGACATTTTGAAGTAAAATTGTGGGTATGTGTATCAGTCAATTTCAGTGTGTATAGATTGACACAAGAGATTGCAAATCAACTCAAAACTGACATAAAGGATAGTCCAGATAGGGGGATTGAAGATAAATTAAAATCCAAAAGGTTTTTGCTTGTCTTGGATGATATGTGGAATTGCAGTAATGTGGATGAGTGGAATAGGTTTCTAGTGCCGTTCACAAAAGGACAAACAAAAGGCAATGTAATTCTAGTCACAACTCGGATTCCTGCATTAGCACAAATGGTTAAAACACCTACTAGTGATTGGAAAGACTTGAAAGGTTTAGACCCTGAATCATTTAAGGAGTTATTCAGGGCCTACGCCTTTGGTGACAAGCAATCACTGAAGGATCATAATGAATTACTAGATACTGGAGACGAGATTGTCAAAAAATTAAAAGGCTCCCCCCTTGCTGCAAAAACTGTTGGAAGGTTATTGAGAAACAACCTTGATTTGGGTCATTGGACTAGAATTTTAGAAAGTAAAGAATGGGAATCACAGAATGAGGATCATGATATCATGCCAGCGTTGAAGCTTAGCTTTGACTATCTCCCCTTCCATCTGCAACAATGTTTTACTTATTGTGCACTATTTCCAGAAGATTATAGATTCAGTAGAGAAGAACTAATTCACTTCTGGATAGGACAAGATGTCTTGCATTCACATGGTGAAAATAAGAGGATTGAAGATATAGGACTAAGCTACCTGATAGAATTGGTTGGTCATGGTTTTCTTAtaaaggaagaagatgaataTGGGCACACTCATTATGTCATTCATGATCTGCTACATGAATTAGGGCTAAAGGTTTCAGCACATGAATGCCTTACCATATACAGTTCAAATGTGAGATCCATACAAATACCCATGTCAATACGACACTTGTCTATCAACATAGATGACTCCAGTGTCGAGGACAGGAAGACTTTTGATATTTGCAAAGAAGATTTTAGTGCATTAGGCAAAAGATTGAAAGTTGAGAACCTACACTCTTTGATGATTTTTGGGAAGCACCAGAGTAGCTTTGTTAAGATTTTTCATGGTTTGTTCCAGAAAGCAAAAGCCCTTCGTGTTATTTTCATATCTGGGAGCAGTTATAGGGTGGAAGATTTATTCCACAACTTCTTTAACCTGGTCCATCTTCGATACCTTCGGATACACAATGAATTGGGGGCTATATCTCAACCACCAGAGAAAATTTCAAGGTTTTACCACATGAGGGTCCTAGACCTACAAGGATGCCACAATTGCAGTGATTTATCAAGGCATATGAGAAACCTCTTAAAGTTGCGTCATTTTCCTGTTCCAGATGATACAGTGCACGCAAGCATTTCTGAGGTGGGACAATTTAAATTGTTACAAGAGTTAAGAAGATTTGTGGTTAAAAAAGACAAAATTAAGGGTTTTGAGTTGAGGCAGATAGGACATTTGCTAGAGCTATGTGGATCATTGAGAATTGACAATCTTGAAAATGTTGAAGGAAGggaagaagcagatgaagcaaaGCTAATGTACAAGAGACACCTGGAAGAGTTAGTATTGAACTGGCATGTTAATCTATCCAACAAGGATCCTGCACGTGAAGATCAAGttcttgaaggcctcaagccaCATAGCAATCTTCTAAAGCTATGCATTAGAGGGCATGGAGGTCCTACTTGCCCTTCATGGCTAGGTCCGAACCTCTCGGTTATGAATTTGCAATCTCTTTGTCTGGGTGGTGTGTCTTGGAAAATATTTCCTCCTATAGGTGAGTTGTGGCTAGTTAATGAGGATGCTGATGAAATTTCTAGTAATATCCCAGGCCAACACTTCAAAAATTTGAAAAGGATAGAACTTAAAAATTTAGCAAGGCTGAAAAGATGGGTCGTCGGTCAATTGTTGTCCCACCTGGAAGTACTCATCATTAAAGATTGCCCTGAACTCCTGGAGCTATCCTTTTCAAATTTTAGTTGCAGTCCGATACTGCAGGAGCTGAGCATTGAGAACTGTCCGAAACTGTTGTCCTTGCCTCCCATTCCATGGACCAGCGCTCCGCGCTCTGTTCGGCTATCAAGAGTTGGTTTGGACTTGGAGAGATTGCAGTTCCCATATGATGATAATTTATTATCCTTGGAAATTATTGGAAAGAGTGATCAGGAGGATATGACAGCGTCTTTCTGGAGGGTCTTGGACTTTGACAAATTAACCGGACTAGAGAAGCTGGTGATGGGTAACTGCCCTCCCCCGCCTCTTGATGGCCTCCGAAAGCTGGCGTCAACTATAAAGTTCCTGGAGATATCATATTGGAACAGGGTTACTAGTGGGAAGGAACTAACACAAATGCTCCGTTGCCTGACGAAGCTCTCGGAATTGAGAATTTATAGATGTGGGAAGATAGCAGGGTTAGGTGTGGTGGAGCAGCTAAAGGAGGAGGAAACAGACGAAGCGTTGCTGCTCTTGCCTCCCCAACTACAGAAGCTGGTTATTTGGCAGTGCCCAGAGCTTAGCCTCCGAGCCGATTCACCCTACGGCGGAAATGGAGGCGGCCTCCAAGCTCTGTCCTCTCTCCATTCCTTGTATATTATTGGTTGCCCCAAGTTCCTCGCCTGCTATTTGCCgtcgccctcttcttctggtTTTCCCTTCCCAACCTCGCTGCAATCCCTCTGGTTTATTGGCGTGGAGAAACTGGCGCCCCTCTCAAACCTCGCTTCTCTCGTTAACCTGCAAATAGGGGCTTGCGTCATCTCCGAAGGCGCGGGCTTGCTGCGTCTCCTCGCCCACAGCTGCCTCCGTGAATTAATCGTCTTCGGAACCCCCAATTTGTTCTCCACTGAATGTTGTTCAGAGGACACCCTCGAACCTTCATCGTCCCCTTCCACCAAACTGCAGTCGCTGCAGACGGATGACGTGGCAGGAGTCCTTGCGGCACCCATCTCCAcgctcctctcttcctccctcacCAGTTTATACCTTCTGCCTAATGAGATGGAGCGCCTCacagaggagcaggaggaggccctTCAGCTCCTCACCTCCCTACAGGAACTCGACTTGTCACATTGCTACAAGCTGCAGTGCCTCCCGGCGGGGCTACAGAGACTGACAAACCTCAAGAGATTACTGATTCCTGGCTCTCCAGCCATCCACTCCCTGCACAAGGACGGCCTCCCTGATTCCCTGCAAGAATTAGAGATCCGCAGTGGAGACATCCGGTCGCTGCCCAAGGACGGCCTTCCCAATTCCCTGCGGAAATTAAAAATCTCCATCTGCTCATCCATCCGCTCGCTGCCCAAGGACGGCCTCCCTAATTCCCTGGAGGAATTAGAGATCTCCTTCTGTCCTTCCATCCGGGGTCTCCCCAAGGGCGGCCTCCCAAGTTCACTGCAGTTATTACATGTCAGTAATGGCAACAGCGAGGAGCTAAGGAGGCAGTGTCGCACGCTGATAGGAACCATTCCAATAGTCAGAGTCTGA
- the LOC120674912 gene encoding retinol dehydrogenase 13-like isoform X3, whose product MDSEALRMVCSPQFWRMAVLWSISLLHSYLLVFLRSRAASTPGLRRPRPGAGRRQWRWRRRATTSCSTVQEIQRQQPDARLEAFQLDLASYKSIKKFGSSLKQWIQETNSEPAIQLLINNAGILAKSHRVTRDGLDEMIQTNYIGPFILTSILLPLLKNSSLPSRVVNLTSFTHRCVSGIDVSEDALRGMKFGPCSVGESYSLASTYEYTKLCILMFSYELHRQLHISSAVSVIAADPGVVETKIMRELPKCLSWFAFFVLRFLNLLQEPGTGVGSVLDAALAPPEESGKYFFGGKGRTIRSSRLSYHTEVAKKLWAESWAVFKDLQLREGDFGNG is encoded by the exons ATGGACAGCGAGGCGCTCCGCATGGTCTGCTCGCCGCAGTTCTGGCGCATGGCCGTCCTCTGGAGCATCTCCCTCCTCCACTCCTacctcctcgtcttcctccgcAGCCGGGCCgcgtccacccctggcctccggCGACCGCGGCCCGGTGCCG ggcggcggcaatggcgttgGCGCAGGAGGGCTACCACGTCGTGCTCG ACTGTTCAAGAAATTCAGAGGCAACAACCAGATGCCCGTCTTGAAGCATTTCAACTTGACTTGGCATCatacaagtcaataaagaagtTTGGAAGTTCTCTGAAGCAGTGGATTCAGGAGACAAATTCAGAGCCTGCTATCCAGCTTTTGATTAATAATGCCGGCATATTAGCAAAGTCGCATCGAGTAACCAGGGACGGGCTTGATGA GATGATACAGACCAACTACATTGGTCCCTTCATCCTGACGAGCATTCTTTTACCATTGCTGAAGAACAGCTCATTACCTTCTCGAGTGGTTAATCTAACATCTTTCACACACAGATGTG TATCAGGTATTGATGTGTCTGAGGATGCATTGAGAGGGATGAAATTTGGTCCGTGTTCAGTAGGAGAAAGCTACTCCTTAGCTTCTACTTATGAGTATACCAAAC TTTGTATACTGATGTTCTCATATGAGCTTCATCGACAGCTTCACATATCATCTGCCGTCTCTGTCAT TGCTGCTGATCCTGGTGTTGTGGAAACAAAGATCATGCGAGAGCTTCCCAAGTGTCTTTCGTGGTTTGCGTTCTTTGTTCTGCGCTTCCTGAATCTCCTGCAGGAACCTGGTACCGGAGTTGGTTCCGTCCTTGATGCTGCTTTGGCGCCGCCT GAAGAATCTGGGAAGTATTTCTTCGGTGGGAAAGGGAGAACTATCAGATCCTCCCGACTGTCGTACCACACGGAAGTAGCCAAGAAGCTGTGGGCAGAATCATGGGCGGTGTTCAAGGATCTGCAGCTTAGAGAAGGCGATTTTGGGAACGGTTAA
- the LOC120674968 gene encoding protein PHR1-LIKE 2-like: MFLPGLIHHRPDGPAPGDGAPRSGAGGGPGGPSLVLTADPKPRLRWTADLHERFVDAVAQLGGPEKATPKTILRTMGVKGLTLFHLKSHLQKYRLGKQSGKEGSEQSKDGSYLLDAQTGMTVSPRVPAQDVKESQEVKEALRAQMEVQRRLHEQVEVQKRVQIRMEALQKYIDSILESACKMVTEQFASSGFSISDPNLPEISPGGVLCGPTDTLSSSVFNQLSVSSIDSHSPGGKPSPSGIEGSPMLLQKSPELKRRSS, translated from the exons atgttCCTGCCTGGTCTGATCCACCACCGCCCAGACGGCCCCGCGCCCGGCGATGGGGCACcgcgctccggcgccggcggcggcccgggcggGCCGAGCCTGGTGTTGACGGCAGACCCCAAGCCGAGACTGCGTTGGACGGCCGACCTGCACGAGCGCTTCGTCGACGCCGTCGCTCAGCTCGGCGGGCCCGAGA AAGCGACGCCGAAAACTATCTTGAGAACAATGGGTGTCAAGGGGCTTACGCTATTCCACCTAAAGAGTCATCTTCAG AAATACAGATTAGGCAAACAATCTGGTAAAGAGGGTTCAGAGCAATCTAAAGATG GATCCTATCTTCTAGATGCTCAAACTGGAATGACTGTATCCCCTAGAGTTCCTGCCCAGGATGTGAAAGA AAGTCAAGAAGTCAAAGAAGCGCTGAGAGCACAGATGGAAGTGCAACGGAGACTGCATGAGCAAGTGGAG GTCCAGAAGCGTGTGCAGATCAGAATGGAAGCACTTCAGAAGTACATCGATAGTATTCTAGAGAGTGCATGTAAGATGGTTACCGAGCAGTTTGCCTCAAGCGGTTTCAGCATCTCCGACCCCAATCTCCCGGAGATATCCCCTGGTGGGGTTCTGTGTGGTCCCACGGACACATTGAGCTCCTCTGTCTTTAATCAGCTCTCTGTCAGCTCGATTGACTCGCACAGTCCAGGAGGCAAGCCTTCCCCCTCGGGCATTGAAGGCTCACCAATGCTCCTCCAGAAGTCACCTGAGCTCAAACGGAGGTCCTCTTGA